Proteins encoded together in one Lysinibacillus sp. FSL K6-0232 window:
- a CDS encoding DUF6886 family protein, with translation MRLFHVSENPTIEIFYPRIPKRQDLDTTKGLVWAINERCLPNYLTPRNCPRVCFHAGAQTTEQDKRSYLSTASHVVVIERKWFEVLKNTKLYLYEFDSREFILQDDNAGYYISERAQMPIAIFELDDVYQALLVRNVELRIVDSLWDIYDEIQQTTLNWSMCRMRFAQPRYRENCSDSNFS, from the coding sequence TTGCGCTTATTTCACGTAAGTGAGAACCCTACTATAGAAATTTTTTATCCCCGTATACCAAAGCGGCAAGATTTAGATACAACAAAAGGGCTTGTATGGGCAATCAATGAAAGATGCTTACCAAATTATTTAACACCGCGAAACTGTCCACGTGTATGTTTTCATGCAGGGGCACAAACAACGGAGCAAGATAAACGAAGCTATCTCTCAACTGCGTCACATGTAGTCGTTATTGAAAGAAAATGGTTTGAAGTATTGAAAAATACGAAACTGTATTTATATGAGTTTGATAGCAGAGAATTTATATTACAGGATGACAATGCAGGCTATTATATTAGTGAGAGAGCGCAAATGCCCATTGCTATCTTTGAGCTTGATGATGTCTATCAAGCATTATTGGTACGGAATGTTGAACTGCGAATCGTAGATAGCTTATGGGACATTTATGATGAAATCCAACAGACAACATTAAATTGGTCAATGTGCAGAATGCGTTTTGCACAGCCTCGATATAGGGAAAACTGTTCTGATAGTAACTTTTCTTAG
- a CDS encoding DUF4184 family protein, which yields MPLTFAHPAAVLPFSRKSKYIHFSALVLGSMAPDFEYFVRGRPIAEIGHSLTGFFMFNLPLIMLFYIIYRVCISQSLMQHLPRWLQDITYQPLTKSKLINVIIFSYSALLGMLTHVVWDSFTHQHGFMVTKLTILSQTIQIGGFQIPIYKLLQHGSTLLGIALIIGYVYKRAAHSSKSSLPTIYPKQKYLFWMAVFGVTFSFICLWYAIAWQPLHSYGILVVRTVDAFFCSLLTISLLTTYKRRCFE from the coding sequence ATGCCATTAACATTTGCACATCCAGCTGCCGTGCTGCCTTTTTCGAGAAAAAGCAAATATATTCATTTTTCAGCGCTTGTACTAGGAAGCATGGCTCCTGACTTTGAATATTTTGTGAGAGGCAGACCAATCGCAGAAATTGGTCATAGCTTAACAGGCTTCTTTATGTTTAATTTACCGCTTATAATGCTTTTTTATATAATTTATCGTGTATGCATCTCGCAAAGCCTTATGCAGCATTTACCAAGATGGTTGCAAGATATAACCTATCAGCCATTAACTAAAAGCAAGCTGATCAATGTAATTATTTTTAGTTATTCAGCACTCTTGGGAATGCTAACGCATGTTGTTTGGGATTCCTTTACACATCAGCATGGGTTTATGGTGACAAAATTAACCATACTATCACAAACCATCCAGATAGGCGGTTTTCAAATACCTATTTATAAATTATTACAGCATGGTAGCACATTGCTTGGAATTGCGTTAATTATAGGCTATGTATATAAGAGAGCAGCCCATTCTTCCAAGAGCTCCTTACCAACTATATATCCAAAGCAGAAATACCTTTTTTGGATGGCTGTTTTTGGCGTAACATTTAGTTTTATATGCTTGTGGTATGCTATTGCTTGGCAGCCATTACACAGCTATGGCATCTTAGTCGTCCGTACAGTTGACGCATTTTTCTGTAGCCTATTAACGATTTCCTTGTTAACTACATATAAAAGGAGATGCTTTGAGTAA
- a CDS encoding DUF523 domain-containing protein, with protein sequence MILISACLAGLNIRYNGTNSLDEQIQKLVLDNKAVTVCPELMGGFSTPREPAEIVGGIGEDVLDGKAAVVEKSGRDVTELYVKGAYATLHKALEVGATKVILKEYSPSCGSVMIYNGDFNGTKIAGAGVTTALLRRHGIEVLSEEDFQNV encoded by the coding sequence ATGATTTTAATTAGCGCTTGTTTAGCAGGGTTGAATATTCGGTACAATGGCACAAATAGTTTGGATGAGCAAATACAAAAGCTTGTACTAGACAATAAGGCTGTCACGGTTTGCCCTGAGCTTATGGGAGGCTTTTCAACACCCCGTGAACCTGCTGAAATTGTAGGTGGCATTGGAGAAGATGTTCTCGATGGAAAAGCAGCCGTGGTTGAAAAATCAGGTCGTGATGTTACAGAGCTATATGTCAAGGGTGCTTATGCAACATTGCACAAGGCACTAGAAGTAGGCGCAACAAAGGTTATTTTAAAGGAATATAGCCCATCCTGTGGCAGTGTGATGATTTATAATGGTGATTTTAACGGTACTAAAATCGCTGGGGCAGGGGTAACGACTGCGCTATTACGAAGACATGGCATTGAGGTGCTATCAGAGGAAGATTTTCAAAACGTCTAA
- a CDS encoding ABC transporter permease, translated as MRIGAIITRITQQMKRDKRTLALLFLAPLLVLSLMYFIFNSNEPAITLVVSNGSAPLMEKLESTDFTIIEDQDFTKKQLAEKEYTGWLAIDQQTIKLTLLNDDPSQAKLLTMQLAQILQPTQVSTGNLETDYIYGDRDTVIFDIFSPMLIGFFVFFFVFLITGIALLKERTSGTLERLLATPIKRSEIVAGYMIGYGLFALLQTIIIVLFGIYVLDIVHIGSIWLVLLINMMVALVSLSLGALLSSFAASEFQMMQFIPLVIVPQVFFSGLFPLDNMAEWLQNLGHIMPLYYAADALNGVMYKGYSFNEILLNLIVLACFAIVFIVLNIISLKKYRSL; from the coding sequence ATGAGAATAGGCGCCATTATCACAAGAATTACTCAACAAATGAAACGAGATAAACGCACGCTCGCCTTACTATTTTTAGCACCACTTCTTGTACTCTCATTAATGTACTTTATTTTTAATAGTAATGAGCCTGCGATTACACTTGTTGTTTCCAATGGTTCTGCACCACTTATGGAAAAGCTAGAGAGCACAGATTTTACAATTATTGAAGATCAAGATTTTACTAAAAAGCAGTTAGCAGAAAAAGAGTACACTGGCTGGCTGGCTATCGACCAACAGACTATAAAGCTCACTTTATTAAATGATGACCCTTCTCAGGCAAAGCTTTTAACGATGCAGTTGGCACAAATTTTACAGCCTACGCAAGTTTCTACAGGTAATCTCGAAACAGACTATATTTATGGTGATAGGGATACAGTTATTTTTGATATTTTTAGTCCTATGCTAATTGGCTTTTTTGTGTTCTTCTTTGTCTTTTTAATTACAGGCATCGCTTTATTAAAAGAACGTACTTCAGGCACATTGGAGCGGTTGCTGGCAACACCTATTAAACGCTCAGAGATTGTCGCAGGCTATATGATTGGCTACGGTTTATTTGCCCTGCTACAAACAATTATTATTGTGTTATTTGGTATTTATGTACTTGATATTGTCCATATTGGCTCGATTTGGCTTGTTTTATTGATTAATATGATGGTTGCCCTTGTATCCCTATCCTTAGGTGCATTGCTATCAAGCTTTGCGGCGTCAGAGTTTCAAATGATGCAATTTATTCCGTTGGTCATTGTGCCACAGGTATTTTTTTCAGGGCTTTTCCCGCTTGATAATATGGCGGAATGGCTGCAAAATCTCGGTCATATTATGCCTCTGTATTATGCAGCAGATGCTTTAAATGGTGTGATGTATAAAGGCTATTCCTTCAACGAGATTCTGCTAAATCTCATTGTGCTCGCTTGTTTTGCCATCGTCTTTATTGTCTTAAATATTATAAGCTTAAAAAAATATCGTTCATTATAA
- a CDS encoding ABC transporter ATP-binding protein: MESYAISIHNLEKSFKHKQVIAPLSLAIPKGQLMGLLGPSGCGKTTLIKMIMGMLKPDQGTIQVLDFAVPHQQLLKAIGYMAQNDALYQDLTGAENLHFFARLYCLSKEERMERVAYAANLVRLTDDLQQKVINYSGGMKRRLSLAIALIQNPQLLILDEPTVGIDPVLKREIWQELIRLKEEEQKTILVTTHAMDEAERCDQLAMLRSGHIIAQGTPQALKAHYQAKDFDEVFLKAGGDVQ, encoded by the coding sequence ATGGAGAGCTATGCTATTTCTATTCATAACCTTGAAAAAAGCTTTAAGCATAAACAGGTTATTGCCCCTCTTTCCTTGGCTATTCCAAAGGGACAATTAATGGGCTTGCTTGGTCCATCAGGCTGTGGCAAAACAACATTGATTAAAATGATTATGGGGATGCTAAAGCCAGATCAAGGCACTATTCAAGTATTGGATTTTGCTGTGCCGCATCAGCAATTATTAAAAGCTATTGGCTATATGGCACAAAATGATGCGCTTTATCAAGATTTAACAGGTGCAGAGAATCTACATTTTTTTGCAAGGCTTTATTGTTTGTCAAAAGAGGAGCGTATGGAGCGTGTAGCCTATGCTGCCAATCTTGTGCGCTTAACAGATGATCTACAGCAAAAAGTCATCAATTATTCTGGAGGAATGAAGCGTAGATTATCGCTTGCCATTGCACTTATTCAAAATCCACAGCTATTAATTTTAGATGAGCCAACAGTTGGTATTGACCCTGTGCTAAAAAGGGAGATTTGGCAAGAGCTTATTCGTTTAAAAGAGGAAGAACAAAAAACGATTTTAGTCACAACCCATGCAATGGATGAGGCGGAAAGATGCGATCAGCTAGCCATGCTAAGAAGTGGACATATTATTGCACAGGGCACACCGCAAGCATTAAAAGCACATTATCAAGCGAAAGATTTTGATGAGGTGTTTTTAAAAGCTGGAGGTGATGTACAATGA
- a CDS encoding TetR/AcrR family transcriptional regulator, with protein MSIHEQMTFETKQAIKKAFIQQMEEVGFERVTVKNLALTAHINRGTFYLHYADKFAVMEDIQQELLMELESRVKKVQPVEAFQTLQTGHLYPPFINVITCIKEHAPAFRVLLGEQGSPTFAKKVKIIFSNHILDRLAIVRKEVQDPEFQQYFQAFIASAILGVIQEWLDRGNQDLSVEEMVMIHFRLLRFVGTLVSSV; from the coding sequence ATGTCGATACATGAACAAATGACATTTGAAACAAAGCAGGCGATAAAAAAAGCATTTATTCAACAAATGGAGGAGGTAGGCTTTGAGCGTGTAACCGTTAAAAATTTAGCATTAACCGCCCATATTAATCGAGGCACATTTTATTTACATTATGCGGATAAATTTGCGGTAATGGAGGATATCCAGCAGGAGTTATTGATGGAGCTAGAGAGTCGTGTCAAAAAGGTGCAGCCAGTGGAAGCCTTTCAAACTTTACAAACAGGGCATCTATATCCACCATTTATCAATGTGATTACATGCATTAAAGAACATGCCCCTGCCTTTCGGGTGTTACTAGGAGAGCAGGGAAGCCCTACATTTGCGAAAAAGGTAAAAATAATTTTTAGCAATCATATTTTAGATCGATTAGCCATTGTACGCAAAGAAGTGCAAGACCCAGAATTCCAGCAATATTTCCAAGCCTTTATTGCTTCTGCTATTTTAGGTGTCATTCAGGAATGGCTAGATAGAGGAAATCAGGATTTAAGCGTGGAGGAAATGGTTATGATTCATTTTCGATTACTAAGATTTGTCGGCACGCTTGTATCCTCAGTCTAA
- a CDS encoding YitT family protein, with protein MKKGKLSETIRKFIMIVIGAAIAGYGLEAVLIPNNVIDGGVTGISIMGAHLFGIPLGVLLFILNIPFVYIGYKQVGRTFALMSSIGIAALSIATVLLHDVETILGPSDPLLIVLSGGILLGVGIGIVLRNGGALDGTEVLAVLLSRKVPFSVGDIILFINAFIFLGASFIFGLESALYSALTYYIAKNVIDIIQAGLEKSKEVRVVSAKSEEIGDAIQARLGRGITYTHGRGGFSNEPTEILYCVINRMEETKLVSIIKDIDDGAFVVISDVAEVRGGNFKKRDIH; from the coding sequence ATGAAAAAAGGAAAGTTATCAGAAACTATACGAAAATTTATTATGATTGTTATTGGCGCAGCTATTGCTGGCTATGGACTGGAGGCAGTATTAATTCCAAACAACGTTATTGATGGCGGTGTAACAGGGATTAGTATTATGGGAGCACATCTTTTTGGTATTCCATTAGGAGTGCTACTGTTCATCTTAAATATTCCATTTGTTTATATTGGCTATAAACAAGTAGGAAGAACATTTGCTTTAATGAGTAGTATAGGTATTGCTGCGCTATCTATTGCTACAGTTTTGTTACATGATGTTGAAACAATTTTAGGACCAAGCGATCCCCTTCTCATTGTTTTATCGGGCGGTATCTTGCTTGGTGTTGGTATTGGAATTGTCTTACGTAATGGCGGTGCTTTAGATGGTACTGAGGTATTAGCTGTTCTATTATCACGTAAAGTACCATTTTCAGTCGGTGATATTATATTATTTATTAATGCCTTTATTTTCTTAGGGGCAAGCTTTATTTTCGGCTTAGAAAGTGCCTTATATTCAGCATTAACCTACTATATTGCGAAAAATGTGATTGATATTATTCAGGCAGGTTTAGAAAAATCGAAAGAAGTCCGTGTGGTCAGTGCCAAGTCAGAGGAAATTGGTGATGCTATCCAAGCTCGTTTAGGGCGTGGTATTACCTACACACATGGGCGTGGTGGCTTCTCTAACGAACCAACTGAAATTTTATACTGCGTTATTAACCGTATGGAGGAAACTAAGCTAGTTTCTATTATTAAAGATATCGACGATGGAGCTTTTGTGGTAATTTCAGATGTTGCTGAGGTTCGTGGTGGTAACTTTAAGAAGCGTGATATTCACTAA
- a CDS encoding transcriptional regulator, with product MRNKAEVLMHPVRMKILQALMHNKEEGLSTLEMISVIKDVPQATLYRHIQILVDENIIKIVKERKVRSVTEKFYALNEGAAKLSKEDWTQLTTKQKLNYISYYQLALLSQYQNYLHSLDEKESTTDLATFSLADLTLTKDQFMSFDRELNDLLTKYYNMADSSKDAETKTIAINIIPKP from the coding sequence ATGCGTAATAAAGCAGAGGTATTAATGCATCCTGTGAGAATGAAAATTTTACAGGCTCTGATGCACAATAAAGAAGAAGGTTTAAGCACGTTGGAGATGATTTCTGTTATTAAGGATGTACCACAGGCTACCTTATATCGTCATATCCAAATTTTAGTCGATGAAAACATTATAAAAATTGTGAAGGAACGAAAGGTACGTTCCGTTACAGAGAAATTTTATGCATTAAATGAAGGAGCAGCAAAACTAAGTAAGGAGGATTGGACACAGCTTACAACAAAGCAAAAATTAAATTATATTTCCTACTATCAATTGGCTTTGTTATCACAATATCAAAATTATTTACATTCCCTTGATGAAAAAGAAAGCACGACAGATTTAGCAACTTTTTCCTTAGCTGATTTGACATTAACAAAAGATCAATTTATGAGTTTTGATCGTGAATTAAATGATTTATTAACCAAATACTATAATATGGCTGACTCAAGTAAGGACGCTGAAACAAAAACAATTGCGATCAATATTATTCCAAAACCTTAG
- a CDS encoding ABC transporter ATP-binding protein: MMTILEVQHLHKIYVLGNTEQHVLKNIQLTLQKGEFVAIMGPSGCGKSTLLYTVSGMDQATSGHITFLQHTIGTMAEPQLAQLRLEAMGFIFQQHHLLKNLNLFDNIILSAYLAKKESRQKINMRATQLMVKLGIAQLAKNDITQASGGQLQRVAICRALINNPVILFGDEPTGALNTAATSEVMDVLATINQEGTTILLATHDAKVAAKTERVLFMLDGEIIAETTLGKYNPINNDLSKREQQLNRWLVQLGF; the protein is encoded by the coding sequence ATGATGACAATTTTAGAAGTACAGCATTTACACAAAATATATGTTCTCGGCAATACAGAGCAGCACGTATTGAAAAATATTCAGCTGACCCTTCAAAAGGGAGAGTTTGTTGCGATTATGGGGCCCTCAGGCTGTGGTAAATCTACTTTACTTTATACAGTCAGTGGCATGGATCAAGCAACATCAGGTCATATTACCTTTCTACAGCATACTATTGGCACGATGGCTGAGCCACAATTAGCACAATTACGACTTGAAGCAATGGGCTTTATTTTTCAACAGCACCATCTATTAAAAAATTTAAATTTATTCGACAATATCATTTTATCTGCTTATTTAGCGAAAAAAGAAAGCCGTCAAAAAATTAATATGCGCGCTACACAGCTAATGGTAAAGCTAGGTATTGCACAATTAGCTAAGAACGATATTACTCAAGCATCTGGTGGGCAATTACAAAGGGTTGCCATTTGCCGTGCATTAATAAACAACCCAGTCATTTTATTTGGCGATGAACCAACAGGGGCTTTAAATACAGCCGCTACTTCAGAGGTAATGGACGTCTTAGCAACGATTAACCAAGAAGGCACAACGATTTTACTTGCTACCCATGATGCCAAAGTTGCTGCAAAAACCGAGCGTGTATTATTTATGCTCGATGGCGAAATTATTGCTGAAACAACTCTAGGAAAATACAATCCTATAAATAATGATTTATCTAAACGAGAGCAACAGTTGAATCGTTGGCTTGTGCAGCTTGGGTTTTAA
- a CDS encoding ABC transporter permease, with protein MAQRDIIRNPILTLTLIAFILLSSFLMASATTMIVHLFTSVEQFFQQAKAPHFVQMHAGPINQQQIDTFVMEHPFIEAQQIVDMLTIEQTQLFIENRSQSEAMNGSVMDISFVTQNQLFDLLLDETNQPLQVAQGEIAVPIYYMEKYHLQLGDKIWFANEQVDKEFTISSFTRDVQMNPSIVSSKRFVIHQEDWHSLAQSIAQHEYLIEFLVTEQAQIQQLEQLYQASDLPQQGPTITYPLFKMLNMLTDGLNVLIVLFLSALLMVVAMLCIRLTVMTTLEEDVREIAVMKGIGIANKQIRLLYLGKYIAITLLAGISGYLLSLFIIQHFTANMAHYLGQFHMTTLHYLLSLSSVAIICLIALLYCYIILKSCERISVVEAFRQGAATEKAIAIASSKFPSINLLLGIKDIAARFPIYRLIGAVFIIACFMMLVPLNLLQTVKSPDFITYMGASKSDIRIDLPYNDNTRRQFEAMQATLAQDVEVEKYTIFTTARFMVEVANGQYDSIQVEIGDFTAFPLRYVEGVAPTQKDSIALSVLQARELAVDIGDSLTVIVEKVPKQLTVSGIYQDITNGGKTAKAQLSISSATPILWYVISVNIIDGVAAQEKIETYRELFKTAKITNMTHYIAQTLGSNIAQLKQITLLAIIISLSITVCITAMFINMLLARDARQIAILQRLGFSKQAIRTQYITRAITLLIIAIIIGTILSNTLGQYLINRLAMLIGASHITLISQPLQVYFFYPLLFICAVTWTVVLATAKLQRQSAITTLGGNE; from the coding sequence ATGGCACAACGAGATATTATACGAAATCCCATCCTAACTTTAACTTTAATCGCCTTTATATTGCTTTCTTCTTTTTTAATGGCAAGTGCGACAACAATGATTGTTCATTTATTTACATCTGTAGAGCAATTTTTTCAGCAGGCAAAAGCACCCCACTTTGTGCAAATGCATGCAGGTCCCATTAATCAGCAGCAAATTGATACATTTGTTATGGAGCATCCTTTTATTGAAGCCCAGCAAATCGTTGATATGCTGACAATTGAACAAACACAGCTTTTTATTGAAAATCGCTCACAAAGTGAGGCAATGAATGGCAGTGTAATGGATATTAGCTTCGTTACTCAAAACCAGTTATTTGATTTGCTATTAGATGAAACAAATCAACCACTACAGGTTGCACAAGGAGAAATTGCCGTACCGATTTATTATATGGAAAAATATCATTTGCAGCTTGGCGATAAAATTTGGTTTGCCAATGAGCAAGTCGACAAGGAATTTACTATTTCAAGCTTTACACGTGATGTACAAATGAATCCATCCATTGTTAGCTCTAAGCGCTTTGTGATTCATCAGGAGGATTGGCATTCTTTAGCACAATCAATAGCACAGCATGAATATTTAATTGAATTTCTAGTGACGGAGCAGGCACAAATACAGCAGCTAGAGCAATTATATCAGGCATCTGATTTGCCACAGCAAGGACCAACGATTACGTACCCACTTTTTAAGATGCTGAATATGCTAACAGACGGTCTAAATGTGTTAATTGTGCTTTTTCTAAGTGCTCTTTTAATGGTTGTTGCGATGCTCTGCATTCGTTTAACAGTTATGACAACATTGGAGGAGGATGTGCGTGAAATTGCTGTTATGAAGGGGATCGGCATTGCGAATAAGCAAATTCGCCTGCTTTATTTAGGAAAATATATTGCGATTACTCTGCTGGCTGGCATTAGTGGTTACCTGCTATCATTGTTTATCATACAGCACTTTACTGCAAATATGGCGCACTATTTGGGGCAATTTCATATGACCACACTTCACTATTTATTGTCGCTTAGCAGTGTCGCGATAATTTGTTTAATCGCCCTTTTATATTGCTACATCATTTTAAAAAGCTGTGAACGTATTTCTGTAGTAGAAGCTTTTCGGCAAGGAGCTGCGACAGAGAAAGCGATTGCAATTGCTAGCAGTAAATTTCCATCTATCAACCTATTACTTGGCATAAAAGATATTGCAGCACGCTTTCCAATATATCGCTTAATTGGTGCAGTTTTTATTATAGCCTGCTTTATGATGCTTGTGCCACTGAATTTACTGCAAACAGTGAAATCACCAGACTTTATTACGTATATGGGCGCGAGTAAAAGTGATATACGCATCGACCTGCCCTACAACGACAATACTCGCAGGCAATTTGAAGCTATGCAAGCTACCCTTGCACAAGATGTAGAGGTGGAAAAATATACAATATTTACAACAGCAAGGTTTATGGTAGAGGTCGCAAATGGACAATATGACAGCATACAGGTGGAGATTGGTGATTTTACAGCATTTCCTTTACGTTATGTGGAAGGGGTTGCACCGACACAAAAGGATTCGATTGCCCTCTCCGTTTTACAGGCACGCGAACTCGCCGTGGATATAGGCGATTCATTAACTGTTATTGTTGAAAAAGTGCCGAAGCAATTAACCGTTTCAGGTATTTATCAGGATATTACCAACGGTGGTAAAACAGCAAAAGCACAGTTGTCAATCAGCTCGGCTACTCCTATTCTTTGGTATGTCATTAGCGTAAATATTATAGATGGCGTTGCGGCTCAAGAAAAAATAGAAACATATCGTGAGCTATTTAAAACAGCTAAAATTACAAATATGACACATTATATTGCACAAACACTTGGTTCAAATATTGCACAGCTCAAGCAAATTACCCTGCTGGCTATTATCATATCCTTATCTATTACGGTATGTATTACAGCGATGTTTATCAATATGCTGCTTGCAAGGGATGCAAGGCAAATCGCCATTTTACAAAGGTTAGGCTTTTCGAAGCAAGCGATTCGCACACAATATATAACACGTGCCATAACGCTTTTAATTATCGCCATTATAATAGGAACAATTTTATCTAACACTCTTGGGCAATATTTAATTAACAGGCTCGCTATGCTTATTGGTGCATCACATATTACATTAATAAGCCAGCCATTACAGGTGTATTTCTTCTATCCATTATTATTTATTTGCGCCGTTACGTGGACTGTTGTATTAGCAACGGCAAAGCTACAACGACAATCTGCCATTACAACATTAGGAGGAAACGAATGA
- a CDS encoding MFS transporter, which yields MTSIRKPAFSKDFILVVLGQIISILGAALLRFALSLYVLDITGRADIFAGLLALSSLPLLLSPIGGALADRFNRRNLMVLFDIASGVIICCLFLSLLLQQPSIVVIGIVMTLLALISAMYSPAVIASIPLLVADNKLEQANGIVQAIQALSQVAAPVLGGVLYAILPFKTLVMVSAILFFCSAILEIFIKIPFSKQTQPPPILKDLQIGFRYVGQHNFIVKCIVLAASLNFLLTPFFIVAVPIILRMAMQVSDMLYGIAMGIIDFATIIGALSIGLFAKHLRMNRLYQWLLVIALLTIPIALTVTPFLLQQSFILSILIFIGCSIAIAMLITILSIFVITAVQKQTPNAHLGKVMAIITASAQCTAPFGQILYGIVFEATQHAMYWSVLLMSCAVLLLALLAKKMWQQKESEEML from the coding sequence ATGACATCTATTCGTAAACCTGCTTTTTCAAAGGATTTTATACTTGTTGTATTAGGTCAGATCATTTCCATTTTAGGAGCTGCTTTATTGCGCTTTGCTTTATCACTTTATGTATTAGATATAACTGGAAGAGCTGATATATTTGCTGGATTGCTCGCACTATCCAGCCTTCCACTTCTTTTATCACCCATCGGTGGAGCACTGGCTGATCGCTTTAATCGGCGTAATTTAATGGTTCTATTTGATATAGCCAGTGGTGTTATTATTTGTTGCTTATTTTTATCTTTATTGCTGCAACAGCCATCCATTGTTGTGATTGGTATTGTTATGACTTTATTAGCATTGATTAGCGCTATGTATTCGCCTGCTGTTATCGCTAGTATTCCACTTCTTGTCGCAGACAATAAGTTAGAGCAGGCAAATGGTATTGTTCAAGCAATACAGGCATTATCACAAGTAGCTGCGCCTGTTTTGGGTGGTGTACTATACGCTATACTACCTTTCAAAACACTTGTTATGGTTAGTGCCATTTTGTTTTTTTGCTCTGCCATCTTGGAAATATTTATTAAAATTCCTTTTTCCAAGCAGACACAGCCACCACCCATTTTAAAAGATTTGCAAATAGGATTTCGATACGTTGGTCAGCATAACTTTATTGTAAAGTGCATTGTCCTTGCAGCAAGCTTAAATTTTTTATTAACACCCTTCTTTATTGTCGCTGTCCCGATTATTTTGCGAATGGCAATGCAGGTGAGCGATATGCTCTATGGTATAGCAATGGGGATTATTGATTTTGCTACAATTATCGGTGCATTATCTATTGGGTTATTTGCCAAGCATCTACGCATGAATCGACTCTATCAATGGCTTTTAGTCATTGCATTATTGACGATACCGATTGCCCTTACAGTAACACCTTTCTTATTACAGCAAAGCTTTATTTTATCCATTTTAATTTTTATAGGCTGTAGTATTGCGATTGCAATGCTGATTACGATACTCTCTATTTTCGTAATCACGGCTGTGCAAAAGCAAACACCCAATGCACATCTCGGTAAAGTAATGGCTATTATTACAGCAAGCGCTCAGTGTACTGCTCCCTTTGGCCAAATTTTATATGGCATCGTCTTTGAAGCAACACAGCATGCTATGTATTGGTCGGTATTACTAATGAGCTGCGCCGTATTGCTACTAGCCCTTCTAGCAAAAAAAATGTGGCAGCAGAAAGAAAGTGAGGAAATGCTATGA
- a CDS encoding TetR/AcrR family transcriptional regulator: protein MRVVKEHEERRNEILNTAQTLFVTKGYMKTTINDILQAIGIAKGTFYHYFKSKEEVLDAIIERIIQADVAKAQHIARDSTMSAIEKLFAILLAQAPQQGDQKEQLIEHFHQPDNAEMHQKSLVQAVNRLSPILTEVIQQGIEEKIFDTDYPRETVEFLLVSAQVVFDDGFFQWEPEEMLQRATAFVQLMERALGAKAGSFQQMLDILLKSS, encoded by the coding sequence ATGAGAGTTGTCAAAGAGCATGAGGAGCGGCGCAATGAAATATTAAATACCGCTCAGACACTTTTTGTTACAAAGGGCTATATGAAAACAACCATCAATGATATTTTACAGGCAATCGGCATTGCGAAAGGCACTTTTTATCATTACTTCAAATCGAAAGAGGAAGTGCTAGATGCCATCATTGAGCGCATTATTCAAGCAGATGTAGCAAAGGCGCAGCATATTGCCCGTGATTCCACTATGTCAGCAATAGAGAAATTATTTGCGATTTTACTAGCACAAGCACCACAGCAAGGGGATCAAAAAGAGCAATTAATTGAGCATTTTCATCAGCCAGATAACGCAGAAATGCATCAAAAAAGCTTAGTGCAGGCTGTTAACCGGCTATCACCCATTTTAACAGAGGTCATTCAGCAAGGCATTGAGGAAAAGATTTTTGATACAGATTACCCAAGGGAAACAGTCGAGTTTTTACTCGTTTCTGCACAGGTTGTTTTCGATGATGGCTTCTTTCAATGGGAGCCAGAGGAGATGTTACAAAGAGCAACAGCTTTTGTCCAGCTAATGGAGCGTGCTTTAGGAGCAAAAGCAGGGAGCTTTCAACAAATGCTAGACATTTTATTAAAATCATCTTAA